From Synechococcus sp. A10-1-5-1, a single genomic window includes:
- a CDS encoding SulP family inorganic anion transporter, producing MTPASTSQRASSFRLLNQISTNNIKGDLFGGVTAAVIALPMALAFGVASGAGAAAGLWGAVLVGLFAALFGGTPSLISEPTGPMTVVMTAVIASLTARNPEHGLAMAFTVVMLAGLFQIAFGLLRLGRYVTQMPYTVISGFMSGIGLILIILQLGPFLGQASPKGGVMGTLSNLPQLLSNARPTEITLAVITMAILWLTPAALKKIAPPQLIALVVGTVLSITVLSGGGGGEEIRRIGEIASGFPALQLPHFELGELQLMLVDAAVLGMLGCIDALLTSVVADSITRTEHNSNKELIGQGLGNLASGLFGGLPGAGATMGTVVNIQSGGRSALSGISRALILMVVILALTGVAAQIPQAVLAGIALKVGVDIVDWGFIKRAHRISISGALIMYLVIALTVLVDLIAAVGVGVFIANILTIDKMSALQSKSVKSISTGDGDLEISDEERQLLDQAKGQVLLFQLNGAMIFGVAKAIGREHNAIGDCRAVVFDLTEVSHLGVTAALAVENAVEEAIEKGRDVFVVGASGTTKRRLEKLGLYKKLPAERTGLDRRLALQQAVSAIA from the coding sequence ATGACACCGGCGTCGACGTCCCAACGAGCGTCAAGCTTTCGCCTACTCAACCAGATCAGCACGAACAACATCAAAGGGGATCTCTTTGGCGGCGTAACGGCCGCCGTGATCGCCCTGCCCATGGCTCTGGCCTTTGGTGTGGCTTCCGGAGCTGGTGCGGCCGCAGGCCTATGGGGTGCCGTGCTGGTGGGGCTCTTCGCCGCCCTCTTCGGCGGGACCCCCAGCCTGATCTCCGAGCCCACCGGTCCAATGACCGTGGTGATGACGGCCGTGATTGCGAGCTTGACCGCCCGCAATCCCGAGCACGGCCTGGCTATGGCCTTCACCGTTGTGATGCTGGCCGGCCTGTTCCAGATCGCCTTCGGCCTGCTCAGGCTCGGTCGCTATGTGACCCAGATGCCCTACACGGTCATCTCAGGCTTCATGAGCGGGATCGGTCTCATCCTGATCATCCTGCAGCTGGGCCCCTTCCTCGGTCAGGCCAGCCCCAAGGGCGGAGTGATGGGCACCCTCAGCAACCTGCCGCAGCTGCTAAGCAACGCCCGGCCCACGGAGATCACCTTGGCGGTGATCACCATGGCGATTCTCTGGTTAACCCCAGCAGCCCTGAAAAAAATCGCCCCGCCCCAACTGATTGCATTGGTGGTCGGCACGGTGCTTTCCATCACGGTCCTCTCCGGCGGCGGCGGCGGGGAAGAGATTCGCCGCATCGGAGAGATCGCCTCCGGCTTCCCTGCCCTGCAGCTGCCCCACTTTGAACTGGGTGAACTGCAACTGATGCTGGTGGATGCCGCCGTGCTGGGGATGCTCGGCTGCATCGATGCACTGCTGACCTCGGTGGTGGCCGACAGCATCACCCGCACTGAGCACAACTCCAACAAAGAACTGATTGGTCAAGGCCTCGGCAACCTGGCCTCCGGCCTCTTCGGTGGTCTCCCCGGCGCCGGGGCCACCATGGGCACGGTCGTCAACATTCAGAGCGGCGGCCGCAGTGCCCTCTCTGGCATTAGCCGGGCCCTAATCCTGATGGTGGTGATCCTCGCCCTCACTGGCGTGGCCGCCCAGATTCCCCAGGCCGTCCTCGCGGGTATCGCCCTGAAGGTGGGTGTCGACATCGTCGACTGGGGCTTCATCAAGCGCGCCCATCGCATCTCGATCAGCGGTGCGCTGATCATGTACCTGGTGATCGCCCTCACCGTTCTGGTGGACCTCATCGCTGCCGTGGGTGTGGGCGTCTTCATCGCCAACATCCTCACCATCGACAAGATGAGCGCTCTACAAAGCAAGAGCGTCAAGTCGATCAGCACAGGTGACGGCGACCTCGAAATCAGCGACGAGGAACGCCAACTGCTGGATCAAGCCAAGGGCCAGGTGCTCCTCTTCCAGCTCAACGGAGCCATGATTTTTGGCGTCGCCAAGGCGATCGGCCGCGAGCACAACGCCATTGGCGATTGCCGCGCGGTGGTCTTCGACCTCACCGAGGTCTCCCACCTGGGGGTCACAGCAGCCCTCGCTGTGGAAAACGCAGTGGAGGAGGCCATCGAGAAAGGCCGCGATGTCTTCGTGGTGGGGGCCAGCGGCACCACCAAGCGCCGCCTGGAGAAGCTTGGTCTCTACAAAAAGCTGCCCGCTGAACGCACCGGGTTGGACCGTCGCCTGGCCCTGCAGCAGGCCGTCAGCGCCATCGCTTAA
- a CDS encoding DUF389 domain-containing protein has protein sequence MGEPTSLASLEASFEREARLDQSYVVLTVAASLIATLGLLADSAAVVIGAMLIAPWILPLRSASFAILEGRLALVGRALLTLAVGVGITVLTSAALGWVANLPVLGDEVLGRTTPNLLDLGIALVAGSVATYGRLKPEAVSSVAGTAIAVALVPPVCVLGLLLSLQQWEPARGAALLFAANLLGILSGGLLTLVATQASLRQQLFRSQMGLVSLLLTGLLLIPLTGGFVTLLGQAQQRQALEEVERAITESLRQNTITLGRDSELTDVKIDWSQNPPLIKAAVRVSRPNLPTPKQVAAVQDFINKTQKFRYRLLVQRVSIDVIGPETEPNPEPTPVEEPQELSPEKDEQAPAPAEPSAPNSSAVPAAQG, from the coding sequence ATGGGCGAGCCCACCAGCCTGGCGTCCTTGGAGGCCAGCTTTGAGCGGGAAGCCCGCCTGGATCAGTCCTATGTCGTGCTCACGGTTGCGGCGAGCTTGATTGCCACCTTGGGGCTGTTGGCTGACAGCGCTGCGGTGGTGATTGGCGCGATGTTGATCGCCCCTTGGATCCTGCCCCTGCGCAGCGCCTCCTTCGCGATCCTTGAGGGGCGACTGGCCCTGGTGGGCCGTGCGTTGCTGACCCTGGCCGTGGGCGTCGGCATCACGGTGCTGACCTCAGCGGCCCTGGGTTGGGTGGCCAACCTGCCGGTCCTGGGCGATGAGGTGCTGGGGCGCACCACGCCGAACCTGCTGGATTTGGGCATTGCTTTGGTGGCGGGGTCCGTGGCGACCTACGGCCGCCTCAAGCCGGAGGCGGTGTCATCCGTTGCAGGCACAGCGATTGCGGTGGCCTTGGTGCCTCCGGTCTGTGTACTGGGCCTGTTGCTGTCGCTTCAGCAGTGGGAACCAGCCAGGGGAGCAGCCCTGCTGTTTGCCGCCAACCTGCTGGGCATTCTTTCGGGGGGATTGCTGACCTTGGTGGCCACCCAGGCGAGCCTGCGCCAGCAGCTCTTCCGCAGTCAGATGGGACTCGTGAGTTTGCTGCTCACCGGATTGCTCTTGATCCCACTGACGGGTGGCTTTGTGACACTGCTGGGTCAAGCGCAGCAGAGGCAGGCCCTGGAAGAGGTCGAGCGTGCCATCACCGAGAGCCTGCGTCAAAACACCATCACCTTGGGGCGGGACTCGGAACTCACCGACGTCAAGATCGATTGGAGTCAGAACCCGCCATTAATTAAGGCTGCTGTGCGGGTGAGTCGCCCCAACCTGCCCACCCCAAAACAGGTTGCGGCCGTTCAGGACTTCATCAACAAGACCCAAAAGTTCCGCTACCGCCTGTTGGTTCAACGGGTGTCGATCGATGTGATCGGTCCTGAAACCGAACCCAATCCAGAGCCAACACCAGTGGAGGAGCCCCAGGAACTGAGCCCTGAGAAGGATGAGCAGGCCCCTGCTCCCGCAGAACCTTCTGCTCCTAACTCCTCTGCGGTTCCTGCAGCGCAGGGTTAA
- a CDS encoding calcium/sodium antiporter, with protein MPDALTLLEIVAGILLLFGGGELFVAGAVALSLLLGIPQIVIGLTVVAFGTSAPELFVSLLSTLQGSSGGDSIAVSNVLGSNIFNVMVVLGASAAITSLRVRSRLVRRDVPLLLAVSMATWAMASSGSFTWVAGLALLTALVITLVWEVRSAREDHEDGLDDIDAEGASTTPVALFKLALGLVLLVVGSQVLIKGAIAAAQTLGVSEAVIGLTIVSAGTSMPELVTSLVAAYRGKADLAIGNVVGSNLLNQLLILGLCALLSGQDGLLVSPELLRRDFPVMVLTTLACLPIFWSGGVINRLEGWLLLGAYGLYLIEQILSSTAAPGIDEFRLFVLVAVLPLVLVFLTWTSLRWMQQRKAAG; from the coding sequence ATGCCTGACGCCCTCACCCTTCTGGAGATCGTCGCCGGCATCTTGCTCCTGTTTGGAGGGGGTGAACTGTTCGTGGCCGGGGCCGTGGCTCTCTCGCTGCTGCTTGGCATTCCTCAGATCGTCATTGGCCTGACGGTCGTTGCCTTTGGCACCAGCGCTCCCGAGCTGTTCGTGAGCTTGCTCTCGACGCTGCAGGGCAGCTCCGGCGGCGACTCCATTGCGGTGAGCAATGTTCTCGGCTCCAACATCTTCAACGTGATGGTGGTTTTGGGTGCCAGCGCGGCGATTACATCCCTGCGGGTCCGCAGTCGCTTGGTGCGCCGCGATGTTCCCTTGCTGCTTGCAGTTTCGATGGCCACTTGGGCCATGGCCTCATCAGGAAGCTTCACCTGGGTGGCGGGCTTGGCCCTGTTGACCGCCCTGGTGATCACGTTGGTCTGGGAAGTCCGCTCGGCGAGGGAAGACCACGAGGACGGTCTTGATGACATTGACGCCGAGGGGGCGTCGACCACCCCTGTGGCCCTCTTCAAGTTGGCCTTGGGTCTGGTCCTGCTGGTGGTGGGCTCCCAGGTCCTGATCAAAGGCGCCATTGCCGCAGCCCAAACCCTTGGGGTCAGCGAGGCAGTCATCGGTTTGACAATCGTCTCGGCCGGCACCTCCATGCCTGAGTTGGTGACGTCCCTGGTGGCGGCCTATCGGGGCAAGGCGGATCTCGCCATCGGCAACGTGGTGGGCAGCAACCTGCTCAACCAGCTGTTGATTCTGGGTTTGTGTGCCTTGCTCTCCGGCCAGGACGGTCTCTTGGTGAGCCCTGAATTACTGCGCCGTGACTTCCCGGTGATGGTGCTAACGACCCTGGCTTGCTTGCCGATTTTCTGGAGCGGCGGTGTGATTAATCGCCTGGAGGGTTGGCTCTTGCTGGGGGCCTATGGCCTCTATTTGATTGAACAGATCCTGAGCAGTACGGCTGCTCCGGGGATCGATGAATTTCGACTCTTCGTGCTGGTGGCGGTTTTGCCCCTGGTGCTGGTCTTCCTCACCTGGACATCTCTGCGATGGATGCAGCAGCGCAAGGCTGCGGGGTAG
- a CDS encoding DUF4278 domain-containing protein: MTTMSKLQYRGVTYDNATHEQPTSARVEHAYRGQHFDAPLRHEAASVDTTVDLQYRGHHYHHRQAEAAAQVNQG, from the coding sequence ATGACCACCATGAGCAAACTCCAGTACCGCGGCGTCACTTACGACAACGCCACCCACGAACAGCCCACCAGCGCTCGCGTTGAGCACGCCTACCGCGGCCAACACTTCGATGCGCCCCTCCGTCACGAAGCGGCTTCAGTCGACACCACTGTCGATCTGCAGTACCGCGGGCACCACTACCACCACCGCCAAGCCGAGGCCGCTGCCCAGGTGAACCAAGGCTGA